One stretch of Chloroflexia bacterium SDU3-3 DNA includes these proteins:
- a CDS encoding glycosyltransferase, whose product MHIVHIYKDYAPVVGGIENHVRDLGELLVGRGHRVTVLVTSLDGQSQIERPHPQLTVIKAARLLHAASTPLSLAMLGFARGLRPDVVHLHFPYPPGDLAALAVPGGAPLVITYHSDIVRQQNLLRIYRPLMGLTLRRARTIMATSPAYIASSPVLRRHAAKCQVVPLGIDVGRFQPAAPRQGKADHVLFVGRLRYYKGLHILLDAMRDVDARLTIAGSGPEQARLEAQAQALGIAQRVRFAGDVADADLPTLYRSADVFVLPAHLRSEALGLALIEALASGVPSVSTELGTGTSFVNLHGETGLVVPPGDPAAMGQAIRTLLGDAALRQRYAAAAQARAHALFSRERMAAEVERVYREALARTATR is encoded by the coding sequence ATGCATATCGTACACATCTATAAGGACTACGCGCCGGTGGTCGGCGGGATCGAGAACCACGTGCGCGACCTGGGCGAGCTGCTGGTGGGGCGCGGCCACCGCGTGACGGTGCTGGTGACCAGCCTGGATGGCCAGAGCCAGATCGAGCGGCCCCATCCCCAGCTGACCGTGATCAAGGCGGCGCGGCTGCTGCACGCGGCGTCCACCCCGCTCAGCCTAGCCATGCTGGGCTTCGCGCGCGGGCTGCGCCCCGACGTGGTGCACCTGCACTTCCCCTACCCGCCCGGCGACCTAGCCGCGCTGGCCGTGCCCGGCGGCGCGCCGCTGGTGATCACCTACCACAGCGACATCGTACGTCAGCAGAATCTCCTGCGGATCTACCGCCCGCTCATGGGGCTGACGCTGCGCCGCGCCCGCACGATCATGGCCACCAGCCCGGCCTACATCGCCTCGTCGCCGGTGCTGCGCCGCCACGCCGCCAAGTGCCAGGTGGTGCCGCTGGGCATCGACGTGGGCCGCTTCCAGCCCGCCGCGCCCCGCCAGGGGAAGGCCGACCACGTGCTGTTTGTGGGGCGGCTGCGCTACTACAAGGGCCTGCATATCCTGCTGGATGCGATGCGCGATGTGGATGCCCGCCTGACGATCGCGGGCAGCGGGCCGGAGCAGGCGCGGCTGGAGGCCCAGGCCCAGGCGCTGGGCATCGCCCAGCGCGTGCGCTTCGCGGGCGACGTGGCCGACGCCGACCTGCCCACGCTCTACCGCAGCGCCGATGTGTTCGTGCTGCCCGCCCACCTGCGCTCCGAGGCGCTGGGGCTGGCCCTGATCGAGGCGCTGGCCAGCGGGGTGCCCAGCGTCAGCACCGAGCTGGGCACGGGCACCAGCTTCGTGAACCTGCACGGCGAGACCGGGCTGGTGGTGCCGCCCGGCGACCCCGCCGCCATGGGCCAGGCCATCCGCACGCTGCTGGGCGACGCTGCGCTGCGCCAGCGCTACGCCGCCGCCGCCCAGGCCCGCGCCCATGCGCTGTTCAGTCGCGAGCGCATGGCGGCGGAGGTGGAGCGGGTCTACCGCGAGGCGCTGGCTAGAACAGCAACGCGCTGA
- a CDS encoding MATE family efflux transporter has product MVMALATKQSDCATQAPPTRRARVFRLALPAVGEQVLNTFVGLADTFLIGHLSWQAAQQLGYTSTDALNGVGLANQVVGLITVLFSAVGVGATAVIARSRGSKDMASANLALRQSLLIGLGMGLLSTLLMLLLAPATMDMLGAAPEVRPLGVEFLQIAALSFAPAAVLFLATSALRGAGDTKTPLWIMLVVNAINILGSWLLINGNLGAPALGVRGTAIGASAARTVGALILLAILLRSGRGGMRLSFDLRPHVEMIKRILRIGAPSGLEQLVFQGAILIFVRFVTGLGTVAYAAHNVVLNIESLSFLPGFGYAIAASALVGYNLGAGSPADAEADVYEAQIQGTLMMSALGVVMMLFPHQLISLFTPDPAVADAGANAMRLAGLFQPLLAVNFIMSGGLRGAGDTRWPLITKLISTWGVRLPLIMLMLHLGWGLTGVWIGMTFDFGVQATLAWWQFQRGKWKHQRV; this is encoded by the coding sequence ATGGTCATGGCTCTGGCGACAAAGCAATCGGATTGTGCGACACAGGCCCCGCCCACGCGGCGCGCGCGGGTGTTTCGGCTGGCGCTGCCAGCGGTGGGCGAGCAGGTGCTCAACACCTTTGTGGGCCTGGCCGACACCTTCCTCATAGGCCACCTCAGCTGGCAGGCGGCCCAGCAGCTGGGCTACACCAGCACCGACGCGCTGAACGGCGTGGGCCTGGCCAACCAGGTCGTGGGCCTGATCACCGTGCTGTTCAGCGCGGTGGGCGTGGGGGCCACGGCGGTGATCGCCCGCTCGCGCGGCTCGAAGGACATGGCCTCGGCCAACCTGGCCCTACGCCAGTCGCTGCTGATCGGCCTGGGCATGGGCCTGCTCTCTACCCTGCTCATGCTGCTGCTGGCCCCGGCCACCATGGACATGCTCGGCGCGGCCCCCGAGGTCAGGCCGCTGGGCGTCGAGTTCCTGCAGATCGCCGCGCTCTCGTTCGCGCCTGCGGCGGTGCTGTTCTTGGCCACCTCGGCGCTGCGCGGCGCGGGCGACACCAAGACCCCGCTGTGGATCATGCTGGTGGTCAACGCCATCAACATCCTCGGCTCGTGGCTGCTGATCAACGGCAACCTCGGCGCGCCCGCGCTGGGCGTGCGCGGCACCGCCATCGGCGCATCCGCCGCCCGCACCGTCGGCGCGCTCATACTGCTGGCCATCCTGCTGCGCAGCGGGCGCGGCGGCATGCGGCTCAGCTTCGACCTGCGCCCGCACGTGGAGATGATCAAGCGCATCCTGCGCATCGGCGCGCCCAGCGGGCTGGAGCAGCTGGTGTTCCAGGGCGCGATCCTGATCTTCGTGCGCTTCGTCACCGGCCTGGGCACGGTGGCCTACGCCGCCCACAACGTGGTGCTCAACATCGAGTCGCTCTCGTTCCTGCCCGGCTTTGGCTACGCCATCGCCGCCTCGGCGCTGGTGGGCTACAACCTGGGCGCTGGCAGCCCCGCCGACGCCGAGGCCGATGTCTACGAGGCCCAGATCCAGGGCACCCTGATGATGAGCGCACTAGGCGTGGTGATGATGCTCTTCCCCCACCAGCTGATCAGCCTGTTCACCCCCGACCCCGCCGTGGCCGACGCGGGCGCGAACGCCATGCGGCTGGCGGGCCTGTTCCAGCCGCTGCTGGCCGTCAACTTCATTATGTCGGGCGGCCTGCGCGGCGCGGGCGACACCCGCTGGCCCCTGATCACCAAGCTGATCAGCACCTGGGGCGTGCGCCTGCCGCTGATCATGCTGATGCTGCACCTGGGCTGGGGCCTGACTGGCGTGTGGATCGGCATGACCTTCGACTTTGGCGTGCAGGCAACCTTGGCGTGGTGGCAGTTCCAGCGCGGCAAGTGGAAGCATCAGAGGGTGTAG
- a CDS encoding dihydroorotate dehydrogenase, with product MVDLAPSNPFGLALPSPVMVAAGCLGYGVEYRQGIEWRGLGALVTRTTTLRPLRVARPPRLIETASGLLGVGPWPNPGIEHVLDRHAPVWAGMPMPVILSIAGSAHECGQIAGMIEGVEGVAGLELAVPEEPGRAAALVAAVRRSCMLPLLAKLPLLAPAPLLALAQAVAQAGADTLTLFAPPAAAYPDPATGELLAGWLAGPAVRPLVLQRLAEVLPQLTLPVAACGGVTSAADARLLLAAGAAAVQLGSALLADPHAAGAVAAAMAQP from the coding sequence ATGGTCGATCTTGCCCCCAGCAACCCCTTTGGCCTAGCCCTGCCCTCGCCCGTGATGGTGGCGGCGGGCTGCCTGGGCTACGGCGTCGAGTACCGCCAGGGCATCGAGTGGCGCGGCCTGGGCGCGCTGGTCACCCGCACCACCACCCTGCGCCCGCTGCGCGTGGCCCGCCCGCCCCGCCTGATCGAGACCGCATCCGGCCTGCTGGGCGTGGGGCCGTGGCCCAACCCCGGCATCGAGCACGTGCTCGACCGCCACGCGCCGGTGTGGGCGGGCATGCCCATGCCGGTCATCCTCAGCATTGCGGGCAGCGCCCACGAGTGCGGCCAGATCGCGGGCATGATCGAGGGGGTGGAGGGCGTGGCCGGGCTAGAGCTGGCCGTGCCCGAGGAGCCGGGGCGGGCCGCCGCGCTGGTGGCGGCGGTGCGGCGCAGCTGCATGCTGCCGCTGCTGGCCAAGCTGCCGCTGCTCGCGCCCGCGCCGCTGCTGGCCCTGGCCCAGGCTGTGGCCCAGGCCGGTGCCGATACGCTCACCCTGTTTGCGCCGCCCGCCGCCGCCTACCCCGACCCGGCCACTGGCGAGCTGCTGGCTGGCTGGCTGGCTGGCCCCGCCGTGCGCCCGCTGGTGCTCCAGCGCCTGGCCGAGGTGCTGCCCCAGCTCACCCTGCCGGTGGCGGCCTGCGGCGGCGTGACCAGCGCGGCGGATGCCCGCCTGCTCCTAGCGGCGGGCGCGGCGGCGGTGCAGCTCGGCTCGGCGCTGCTGGCCGACCCCCACGCCGCAGGCGCGGTCGCCGCCGCTATGGCGCAGCCGTGA
- a CDS encoding LLM class F420-dependent oxidoreductase — MAVQFGVFVPQGWRMDLVEIADPIEKYEAMTAVAKAADELPAFDSIWLYDHFHTVPQPTQEAVFECWASTAALARDTKRVNIGQMVTCNGYRNPAVLAKMASTIDVLSHGRLYCGLGAGWYEHEWRAYGYGFPETRERMRGFREAVKLIVKMWTEDTPKFDGEYYHINGPINEPKGVRKPHPSLWLGGGGEKVTLKLVARYANACNVGGGDPETIRQKLAILQQHCADVGRNYDEIIKSTSMNILLLEDGADREKATEPYRKLYGWSQEELEKQAVVGNAEQVAARVQAVVDAGANYVITYFPRVAYDRTGMVRFAQEIAPTFQ; from the coding sequence ATGGCTGTGCAATTTGGCGTGTTCGTCCCCCAAGGGTGGCGGATGGACCTGGTGGAGATCGCCGACCCGATCGAGAAGTACGAGGCGATGACCGCAGTGGCAAAGGCTGCCGACGAGCTTCCCGCGTTCGACTCGATCTGGCTCTACGACCACTTCCACACCGTGCCCCAGCCCACCCAAGAGGCCGTGTTCGAGTGCTGGGCCTCCACCGCCGCGCTGGCCCGCGACACCAAGCGCGTGAACATCGGCCAGATGGTGACCTGCAACGGCTACCGCAACCCGGCGGTGCTGGCCAAGATGGCTTCCACCATCGACGTGCTGAGCCACGGGCGGCTCTACTGTGGCCTGGGCGCGGGCTGGTACGAGCACGAGTGGCGGGCCTACGGCTACGGCTTCCCCGAGACCCGCGAGCGCATGCGCGGCTTCCGCGAGGCCGTGAAGCTGATCGTGAAGATGTGGACCGAGGACACGCCGAAATTCGATGGCGAGTACTACCACATCAACGGGCCGATCAACGAGCCGAAGGGCGTGCGCAAGCCCCACCCCTCGCTGTGGCTGGGCGGCGGCGGCGAGAAGGTGACGCTGAAGCTGGTGGCGCGCTATGCCAACGCCTGCAACGTGGGCGGCGGCGACCCCGAGACCATCCGCCAGAAGCTGGCCATCCTCCAGCAGCACTGCGCCGATGTGGGCCGCAACTACGACGAGATCATCAAGAGCACCAGCATGAACATCCTGCTGCTGGAGGACGGGGCCGACCGCGAGAAGGCCACCGAGCCGTACCGCAAGCTCTACGGCTGGTCGCAGGAGGAGCTAGAGAAGCAGGCGGTGGTGGGCAACGCCGAGCAGGTGGCCGCGCGCGTGCAGGCCGTGGTGGATGCTGGCGCGAACTACGTCATCACCTACTTCCCGCGCGTGGCCTACGACCGCACGGGCATGGTGCGCTTCGCCCAGGAGATCGCCCCCACCTTCCAGTAG
- a CDS encoding metallophosphoesterase: protein MHVSDLHAGRPFNNDVAAQLAKEAHALKPDLLVVSGDMVQRADFVVQWQVITSYLRHLPEPKLIIPGNHDVPLFNVFNRLFRPYARYQKYISPNLNPVFELPGLAVVGGCSAHGLTIDGGKVSKAQLAQLEQIFSRYPSGVCKVAVLHHHVVAPPGSEGRRMISNAEEVAQMLDRCGVELMLCGHIHVSYVGSTLDVRPDLERGTIICQSGTSTSRRGKGREAGRNSYNVIEIDDTVIRIAQHLYSDEAGRFVPVADHVFPRRTAGIYMLPRDERVVQE, encoded by the coding sequence ATGCATGTTTCCGACCTGCACGCCGGACGCCCGTTCAACAATGATGTGGCGGCGCAGCTTGCCAAGGAGGCACATGCGCTCAAGCCCGACCTGCTGGTGGTCTCGGGCGATATGGTGCAGCGCGCCGACTTCGTGGTGCAGTGGCAGGTGATCACATCCTACCTGCGCCACCTGCCCGAGCCGAAGCTGATCATCCCCGGCAACCACGATGTCCCGCTGTTCAATGTGTTCAACCGCCTGTTCCGGCCCTACGCGCGCTACCAGAAGTACATCTCGCCCAACCTGAACCCGGTGTTCGAGCTGCCCGGCCTGGCGGTGGTGGGCGGCTGCTCGGCCCACGGCCTCACCATCGATGGCGGCAAGGTGAGCAAGGCCCAGCTCGCGCAGCTGGAGCAGATCTTCTCGCGCTACCCCAGCGGCGTGTGCAAGGTGGCCGTGCTGCACCACCACGTGGTCGCGCCGCCCGGCAGCGAGGGCCGCCGCATGATCAGCAACGCCGAGGAGGTGGCCCAGATGCTGGACCGCTGCGGCGTGGAGCTGATGCTGTGCGGGCACATCCATGTCTCCTACGTGGGCAGCACGCTGGATGTGCGGCCCGACCTCGAGCGCGGCACGATCATCTGCCAGAGCGGCACCTCCACCTCGCGCCGCGGCAAGGGCCGCGAGGCCGGGCGCAACTCGTACAACGTGATCGAGATCGACGATACGGTCATCCGCATCGCCCAGCACCTCTACTCGGATGAGGCCGGGCGCTTCGTGCCGGTGGCCGACCACGTGTTCCCCCGACGCACCGCCGGGATCTACATGCTGCCGCGCGATGAGCGCGTGGTGCAGGAGTAG
- the ruvB gene encoding Holliday junction branch migration DNA helicase RuvB codes for MTEERLVSPRSGDDDQQIEKSLRPKRLAEFIGQEKVVEHLRITIAAAQGRGEPLDHTLFYGPPGLGKTSLAGVLANEMGVSLKLTSGPAIERAGDLAALLTNLQKGDILFIDEIHRLNRAVEEVLYPAMEDFALDLMVGKGPSARSMRLKLPPFTVIGATTRVALLTAPLRDRFGSLHRMDFYTHQALYEIVMRSAGILGVEAVQDGAFEIARRARGTPRIVNRLLRRVRDYAQVLAGGVITLEVAQASLSQLEVDELGLDENDRRLLRAIIELFGGGPVGLSTLAASLAEEVDAIEDVYEPFLLQLGFLQRTPRGRIATRRAYEHIGAPYPESASPTPGPDQSRLW; via the coding sequence ATGACCGAGGAACGACTGGTAAGCCCCAGATCTGGCGACGACGATCAGCAGATCGAGAAGAGCCTGCGCCCTAAGCGCCTCGCCGAGTTCATCGGCCAGGAGAAGGTGGTCGAGCACCTGCGCATCACCATCGCCGCCGCCCAGGGCCGCGGCGAGCCGCTGGACCACACCCTGTTCTATGGGCCGCCCGGCCTAGGCAAGACCAGCCTGGCCGGCGTGCTGGCCAACGAGATGGGCGTCAGCCTCAAGCTCACATCTGGCCCCGCCATCGAGCGTGCGGGCGATCTGGCGGCGCTGCTCACCAACCTCCAGAAGGGCGACATCCTCTTCATCGACGAGATCCACCGGCTCAACCGCGCCGTGGAGGAGGTGCTCTACCCCGCGATGGAGGACTTCGCGCTCGACCTGATGGTGGGCAAAGGCCCCAGCGCCCGCAGCATGCGGCTCAAGCTGCCGCCCTTCACCGTGATCGGCGCGACCACCAGGGTGGCCCTGCTCACCGCGCCGCTGCGCGACCGCTTCGGCTCGCTGCACCGCATGGATTTCTACACCCACCAGGCGCTCTACGAGATCGTGATGCGCTCGGCGGGCATCCTGGGCGTCGAGGCGGTGCAAGATGGCGCATTCGAGATCGCCCGCCGCGCCCGAGGCACCCCGCGCATCGTCAACCGCCTGCTGCGCCGCGTGCGCGACTACGCCCAGGTGCTGGCGGGCGGTGTGATCACGTTGGAGGTGGCGCAGGCCTCGCTTTCCCAGCTGGAGGTGGATGAGCTGGGGCTGGATGAGAACGACCGCCGCCTGCTGCGGGCGATCATCGAGCTGTTCGGCGGCGGGCCGGTCGGCCTCTCCACCCTGGCCGCCTCGCTGGCCGAGGAGGTGGACGCGATCGAGGATGTCTACGAGCCGTTCCTGCTGCAGCTCGGCTTCCTGCAGCGCACCCCGCGCGGGCGCATCGCCACCCGCCGCGCCTACGAGCACATCGGCGCGCCCTACCCCGAGAGCGCCAGCCCCACCCCAGGCCCCGATCAGTCGCGGCTGTGGTAG
- a CDS encoding tetratricopeptide repeat protein: protein MQQTAGAPAYVIDVNTENFQRDVVERSRQQPVVVDLWAPWCQPCRTLGPILERLAAEARGAWLLAKVNVDQNPQISQMFGVQGIPAVKAVWQERLVDEFTGALPESQVRAWLKRFLPAATAAPAAPAEDLAALEASDPREAAARYRVLLAEQPTDELRLALGRLLLLQGSDEALALLGEIAPGSPAHSRAQGMLSFPEFFLAATDAAAEGPSGAAYAQAAADARAGRHAEAAQALLGIVARDRGFRADAGRKALLALLATLGDENPLASEYRRKLSALLF from the coding sequence ATGCAACAGACCGCAGGCGCACCCGCCTATGTGATCGATGTCAATACCGAGAACTTCCAGCGCGACGTGGTGGAGCGCTCGCGGCAGCAGCCGGTGGTGGTGGATCTGTGGGCACCCTGGTGCCAGCCCTGCCGCACGCTCGGCCCGATTCTTGAGCGGCTGGCCGCCGAGGCGCGCGGCGCGTGGCTGCTGGCCAAGGTGAACGTCGACCAGAACCCGCAGATCTCGCAGATGTTTGGGGTGCAGGGCATCCCCGCCGTCAAGGCGGTGTGGCAGGAGCGGCTGGTGGATGAGTTTACCGGCGCGCTGCCCGAGTCGCAGGTGCGGGCCTGGCTCAAGCGCTTCCTGCCCGCCGCTACCGCCGCACCTGCCGCGCCCGCCGAAGATCTGGCCGCGCTGGAGGCCAGCGACCCGCGCGAGGCGGCGGCGCGCTACCGCGTGCTGCTGGCCGAGCAGCCCACCGACGAGCTGCGCCTAGCGCTGGGCCGCCTGCTGCTGCTCCAGGGCAGCGACGAGGCCCTGGCCCTGCTGGGCGAGATCGCGCCGGGCAGCCCCGCCCACAGCCGCGCCCAGGGCATGCTCTCCTTCCCCGAGTTCTTCCTGGCCGCCACCGACGCCGCAGCCGAAGGCCCCAGCGGCGCGGCCTACGCCCAGGCCGCCGCCGACGCGCGGGCGGGCCGCCACGCCGAGGCCGCCCAGGCCCTGCTGGGCATCGTGGCCCGCGACCGTGGGTTCCGCGCCGACGCGGGGCGCAAGGCGCTGCTGGCCCTGCTGGCAACCCTGGGCGATGAGAACCCGCTGGCGAGCGAGTACCGCCGCAAGCTCAGCGCGTTGCTGTTCTAG
- a CDS encoding glycosyltransferase family 4 protein produces MKRIAYISPLNPAPSGISDYSEELLPYLGQHCEITLYADEKLRPTNRAMLAQLPLRPLPQLERDQRQRPYDAVIYHMGNSPVHAPIWAAMRRVPGVVVLHEFVLNHFMLNYAAVVRRDVAAYEAEAARRYGPDGQRVAQLMMRGRLTDAAFDYPFCEPVLEAAEGLIAHSQHVIDRAAQVRPGLPSALVPMGVPLPAPLGRAAARARLGIPAGAPILASFGHINPYKRIEPVLRAMRELRERYPGLRYILVGSVSANYPLRSIIERHRLEDAVTVTGYVERADFEAYVAAADICLNLRHPTAGETSASLLRLLGAGRPTLVTASGSFTELPRDVAAQVDPDASEGELLLAYCYLLLARPDVAAQLGANARAFVARQHTLEQAAQGYMRFLAQRYGWPDQPAQRPPLWQPEPEQPASPPAPAAAQPATAPATPTSPAVAATAQAIAAIGGSEADEPLLRSAARAIGDLGL; encoded by the coding sequence ATGAAGCGCATCGCCTACATCAGCCCGCTCAACCCCGCGCCATCGGGCATCTCGGACTATAGCGAGGAGCTGCTGCCCTACCTGGGCCAGCACTGCGAGATCACCCTCTACGCCGACGAGAAGCTGCGCCCGACCAACCGCGCCATGCTGGCCCAGCTGCCGCTGCGCCCGCTGCCCCAGCTGGAGCGCGACCAGCGCCAGCGCCCCTACGACGCGGTGATCTACCACATGGGCAACAGCCCGGTGCACGCGCCGATCTGGGCGGCCATGCGGCGCGTGCCGGGCGTGGTGGTGCTGCACGAGTTCGTGCTCAACCACTTCATGCTGAACTACGCCGCCGTGGTGCGCCGCGACGTGGCCGCCTATGAGGCCGAGGCCGCCCGCCGCTACGGGCCGGATGGCCAGCGCGTGGCCCAGCTGATGATGCGCGGGCGGCTGACCGATGCCGCCTTCGACTACCCCTTCTGCGAGCCGGTGCTAGAGGCCGCCGAGGGCCTGATCGCCCACAGCCAGCACGTGATCGACCGCGCCGCCCAGGTGCGCCCCGGCCTGCCCAGCGCGCTGGTGCCCATGGGTGTGCCGCTGCCCGCGCCGCTGGGCCGCGCCGCCGCCCGCGCCCGCCTGGGCATCCCCGCCGGCGCGCCCATCCTGGCCTCGTTCGGCCACATCAACCCCTACAAGCGCATCGAGCCGGTGCTGCGGGCCATGCGCGAGCTGCGCGAGCGCTACCCGGGCCTGCGCTACATTCTGGTGGGCAGCGTGTCGGCCAACTACCCGCTGCGGTCGATCATCGAGCGCCACCGGCTGGAGGACGCGGTGACGGTGACGGGCTATGTCGAGCGGGCCGACTTCGAGGCCTATGTGGCGGCGGCGGACATCTGCCTGAACCTGCGCCACCCCACGGCGGGCGAGACATCGGCCAGCCTGCTGCGGCTGCTGGGCGCTGGCCGCCCCACGCTGGTTACGGCGTCCGGCTCGTTCACCGAGCTGCCGCGCGACGTGGCCGCCCAGGTCGACCCCGACGCCAGCGAGGGCGAGCTGCTGCTGGCCTACTGCTACCTGCTGCTTGCGCGCCCCGACGTGGCGGCGCAGCTGGGGGCGAACGCCCGCGCCTTCGTGGCCCGCCAGCACACCCTGGAGCAGGCCGCCCAGGGCTACATGCGCTTCCTGGCCCAGCGCTACGGCTGGCCCGACCAGCCCGCCCAGCGCCCGCCGCTGTGGCAGCCCGAGCCGGAGCAGCCCGCCAGCCCTCCAGCGCCCGCCGCAGCCCAGCCCGCCACCGCGCCCGCCACCCCCACATCGCCCGCCGTGGCCGCCACCGCGCAGGCCATCGCCGCCATCGGCGGCAGCGAGGCCGATGAGCCGCTGCTGCGCAGCGCCGCCCGCGCCATCGGCGATCTGGGCCTCTAG
- a CDS encoding DNA methylase, whose product MAFETQPEDEHDTPQPDPRNRLNDLTGREWTYALRSVLATRYPTSGAASYAHALRRAHPSPKPPQLMAELIRFFTKRGGRVLDPFAGVGGTLLACAMEGRRGVGVELSPEYAAIYAQVSAELGLAPQQMVVGDARRLAEYEAVRAEPFDLILTDPPYAQMMAKPKTGQRKKRGQGEATPFTLDPADLGNLAYAEFLAELRGILAGALPLLRPHGYLVLFTKDLQPTRERHHMLHADIVEALYDLPGLTYRGYRIWHDMSQNLYPFGYPFAFVANQVHQFILIFRREPEGAA is encoded by the coding sequence ATGGCTTTTGAAACCCAGCCCGAAGACGAGCACGATACGCCGCAGCCCGACCCGCGCAACCGCCTGAACGACCTGACCGGGCGCGAGTGGACCTACGCGCTGCGCTCGGTGCTGGCCACCCGCTACCCCACCAGCGGCGCGGCCAGCTACGCCCACGCGCTGCGCCGCGCCCACCCCTCGCCCAAGCCGCCCCAGCTGATGGCCGAGCTGATCCGCTTCTTCACCAAGCGCGGCGGGCGCGTGCTCGACCCGTTCGCGGGCGTGGGCGGCACGCTGCTGGCCTGCGCCATGGAGGGGCGGCGCGGCGTGGGCGTGGAGCTCTCGCCCGAGTACGCCGCGATCTACGCCCAGGTTTCCGCCGAGCTGGGCCTAGCGCCGCAGCAGATGGTGGTGGGCGACGCGCGGCGGCTGGCCGAGTACGAGGCGGTGCGTGCCGAGCCATTCGACCTCATCCTCACCGACCCGCCCTACGCGCAGATGATGGCCAAGCCCAAGACCGGCCAGCGCAAGAAGCGCGGCCAGGGCGAGGCCACGCCCTTCACGCTCGACCCCGCCGACCTGGGCAACCTGGCCTACGCCGAGTTCCTGGCCGAGCTGCGCGGCATTCTGGCGGGCGCGCTGCCGCTGCTGCGGCCCCACGGCTACCTGGTGCTGTTCACCAAGGATCTGCAGCCCACCCGCGAGCGCCACCACATGCTGCACGCCGATATCGTGGAAGCGCTCTACGATCTGCCCGGCCTGACCTATCGCGGCTACCGCATCTGGCACGACATGAGCCAGAACCTCTACCCGTTCGGCTACCCCTTCGCCTTCGTGGCCAACCAGGTCCACCAGTTCATCCTGATCTTTCGCCGCGAGCCTGAGGGTGCGGCTTAG
- a CDS encoding NUDIX domain-containing protein — MTVNYQRWLRSYVGHQRLLQLAAGAFIRDEQGHILLGRRADLHLWAPPSGVVQLDETPSATIIREVREETGLTITVQRLIGIYAGDDFAWTYANGDQAQIISMFFACQVVGGELRADKSEFLDLRYFAPDALPALMPRYVRIIQDALADRGSAYFD; from the coding sequence ATGACGGTGAACTACCAGCGCTGGCTGCGCAGCTATGTGGGCCACCAGCGGCTTCTTCAGCTGGCCGCAGGCGCATTCATCCGCGACGAGCAGGGCCACATCCTGCTGGGCCGCCGCGCCGACCTCCACCTGTGGGCGCCGCCCTCTGGCGTGGTCCAGCTCGACGAGACGCCATCCGCCACCATCATCCGCGAGGTGCGCGAGGAGACCGGGCTCACCATCACCGTGCAGCGCCTGATCGGCATCTACGCCGGCGATGACTTCGCCTGGACGTATGCGAACGGCGACCAGGCCCAGATCATCAGCATGTTCTTCGCCTGCCAGGTGGTGGGCGGCGAGCTGCGCGCCGACAAGAGCGAGTTCCTCGACCTGCGCTACTTCGCCCCCGACGCGCTGCCCGCGCTGATGCCGCGCTATGTGCGGATCATCCAGGACGCGCTGGCCGACCGTGGCTCCGCCTACTTCGACTGA
- a CDS encoding sigma-70 family RNA polymerase sigma factor: MSDEERRAIAEAQRGDVHSFNTLVRLYEGRVYTLCYRMLGDSESAADAAQDSFLSAYRNIRSFRGGSFRSWLLRIATNTCYDALRARKRRPSVSLESATAEDEDRPPLQIADGSEPLEDLALRRELSDAIQRSLGDLPEDQRAVLILSDIEGMAYDEIAEITGANLGTVKSRLSRGRAKLRDLLRAGELLPLRYRHGGEEKS, translated from the coding sequence ATGTCAGATGAAGAGCGCCGCGCCATCGCGGAAGCGCAGCGAGGCGACGTCCACAGCTTCAATACCCTGGTGCGCCTGTACGAGGGCCGCGTCTACACGCTGTGCTACCGCATGCTAGGCGATAGCGAGAGCGCCGCCGACGCCGCGCAGGACTCGTTTCTCTCGGCGTACCGTAACATCCGCAGCTTTCGCGGCGGCTCGTTCCGCTCGTGGCTGCTGCGCATCGCCACCAACACATGCTACGACGCCCTGCGCGCCCGCAAGCGCCGCCCCAGCGTCTCGCTGGAGAGCGCCACCGCCGAGGATGAGGACCGCCCCCCCCTGCAGATCGCCGATGGCTCCGAGCCGCTGGAGGATCTGGCCCTGCGCCGCGAGCTCTCCGACGCCATCCAGCGCAGCCTGGGCGACCTGCCCGAGGATCAGCGGGCTGTGCTCATCCTGAGCGATATCGAGGGCATGGCCTACGACGAGATCGCCGAGATCACCGGCGCGAACCTGGGCACGGTGAAATCGCGCCTGAGCCGTGGGCGGGCCAAGCTGCGCGATCTGCTGCGGGCCGGGGAACTTTTGCCCCTGCGCTACCGTCATGGTGGTGAGGAGAAAAGTTAG